The Triticum dicoccoides isolate Atlit2015 ecotype Zavitan chromosome 6A, WEW_v2.0, whole genome shotgun sequence genome has a window encoding:
- the LOC119319520 gene encoding histone H3.3-like translates to MARMKQTARKSTGGKAPRKQLATTIAARKSAPTTGGVKKPHRFRPGTVALREIRKYQKSTDLLIRKLPFQRLVREIAQDFKTDLRFQSHAVLALQEAAEAYLVGLFEDTNLCAIHAKRVTIMPKDIQLARRIRGERA, encoded by the exons ATGGCGCGTATGAAGCAGACCGCTCGCAAGTCCACCGGCGGCAAGGCCCCCCGCAAGCAGCTCGCCACCACCATC GCGGCGAGGAAGTCGGCCCCGACCACTGGCGGCGTGAAGAAGCCCCACCGCTTCAGGCCCGGCACGGTGGCGCTGAGGGAGATCCGCAAGTATCAGAAGAGCACGGATTTGCTCATCCGCAAGCTGCCGTTCCAGCGTCTGGTGCGGGAGATCGCGCAGGATTTCAAGACGGACCTGCGCTTCCAGAGCCATGCCGTGCTGGCGCTTCAGGAGGCCGCCGAGGCATACCTCGTCGGGCTCTTCGAGGACACCAATCTCTGCGCCATCCATGCCAAGCGTGTCACTatcatgcccaaggacatccagCTCGCCCGCCGCATCCGTGGTGAACGCGCCTAA